The Caenorhabditis elegans chromosome I genome includes the window atttaatatttgaagattttaacCAAGTACTCGACATACTTTCCGGAAGATTATTCATATCGTCATCGCTGAATGGAGTTTCCGATTCGTAATAAGATTTTATAGTAAACGTTTCGTAGATTGGTGCGTCGCCTGAAAGAATACAATGAACTGACATACTGTTACCTTCTGAATGTTCTAACTTTTGTTGGAAACTGCGAGAATAACTTTGTTCGAAGCTTTGCATTTCAGATAGTCGTCAGCGGTTTTATTAACAAATCCAGGACAACGGGGTTGACATTGGACGTGCCAAACTGCAAttgaaatgagcaaaaaaagtgTAGCTGGAGGGAGCATTGGTTGGACGGTGCTGAAACAGAGCAGTGTTCTGCTTCTTGATATAATGATTGTATTATAGATTTATTGCTACTATATATGCCATCAACCTACGTGAATACGTGTATTTTTTAATCGGagctaatttttcagaaaaaaacgcataaaacctaaatttttatagattctCAACAACAATCAATCGGCGAAAAACGAAGGGAGAAAAGTTATAGAATCTGCCAATGTGGGAGATTGTCATATTTGATACAATAGCTCCTTTTTCCTCTGTCTTCGTTATCAGTACCTCTCGGGATACATGTAACATTCTGGCATTTATCAGTTGGACGGAGTGTTTATATGATGTACATATGTACGATGTTTTGTATAAAAAGGTTCagataaaattataattaaaattatttattgaagcagtaaaaattctgaagaaagTGTGGAAttagcttgaaaaaattacagtttcaccaccctaatttaattttttgagtttaattttttcagcgcTTGAAAGCAACAATTGTATAATTATATTAATTGTTGAAACtgtgaatattaaaaaaagctaTACAATTTTAATAGATTGCATTAATATTTTGGGCTTGATTTCAAGCAATTTAtagtacaaaaaataaaatttttattgatcaaCTGGTGCATTTCAgcttcattaaaaaattgtcaatttttcctaattaaaaaaattaattctataCAATTTCACTACATTGCTTTAATGTTTTCACACATTATTCAAtataatacatatttttccTTTACATTCAAATAAACGTATTAAATAATAACAATATTATCGTTTAACTAAGTTCCTTCGAATTCgcaaaaatctataaaagtTTGTATTGAGAAATTTCCCGCTTGAAAACCGACCAACCAGCGGAGTGGGGCGTGACCTTTGCGATTTTCAATGCACAATGTTTAAGATTTTTATCTATTGGATTTTAAGtgacaatatttttattaattgaatTATATTATTGTAATACAAATAATCatgaataaaaatgtgaataattCTTCACACCTGAATATTCTTATTGTGAAaatcaataagaaaaaaaaaagttttagagaTCATAGGGGCATTCCAATTTGGTAGTAGAGCCGGACCATTTCGTGGTAGGTGTTCTGAAAGAGCCAAGTGTTtgagaaactttcaaaaactataattctTACCTGAACAGTTACGATTTGCAATGTGATGTCACCAATTCGAATGGCAATTTCCATATCGGCAAGTTCAGTGcagttctggaaaattgggaaattacAACTTTTCTTATAGttaacacaatttttgatgCTTGATACCAACCTCATAATAATTCCTCAGAGCGCCAGTGACACCTTCATAATGCTCATGAGCAATGATTTTCTGAGCAAAAGACGTCTCGTAGAATCTGAGCTTCCAGATACACAATGCCTTGAAAGCTGCGAACTCGTAGATGTTCAGGTTGAGATGAGCCAGAGAGGATCCCAGAGTTGATTTGACTTCTTGGATGAAGCGGGATAGTCGGCTGAAACCTctaactgtttcaaaatacatAATTCAGAAACAGAAACTTACTCATCAGTATCAGTGTGGCTATCACCTTTTGCGCTTTCCAAAACGGAATCGATGAGCACCGAGTCAACCCAGATGTTTGAGAACCTGTAGTATCTCAGCAGAGCCTCCACATCTTCCTTCTCAAGCATGTCAACTCCAGGGCATCGCAGGCATTCCTCCATTGATGGGCCACTTTGACGAGCGGTGATTAACATCAGGTCGCTGATGGTCTTTATTTGAAGggtgttctgaaaataaactcttttttttaattccaaaggttcatagttttttactttttcacaGCCTCTCCGCTTCTCGGCCATCATTTTCTTTACTTCCTTCACATAATACTGCAGTAAATCATCATGGTACATCTTTAAGATTTTGCTATACTCTGGATCATCAGATTCCTCGTCGGTTTTTGAAGATGATGACTGGCCACCTTCAGAGGTGGCAGGTGACATACTATctgaaaatgcagaattttttgaagagctCCAAATTGAAATAGAAACGCACCTCTGACCAGGTTTTGCTGATTGCTAGCCGCGTCGGGAAAACGCAGATAGATGTTGTTCTTTTGCTTCCGAATTACTGAAATATTAAGTTTTATTCTGGAATTTGAATCTTTAAGAACTCACGCTCCAGCTTCATCCCGGCCTTCAAGCAGCTCGCATATCTGCATGCTCTGCAGAAGAACTTCCTATCTAAAATTGCATcataaattggaattttaaaaagtcttACTTACCAAAAGAAATAGTGCATCTATTCTCTGCAGTACATAAATACTGCATTCCAATGGATCTTCGGAAGAATGCAGCGCAAGCCGTGCAGGAAATAATACCAAAGTGACGGCGGGTGGTTTCAGTATTGTGGCATACTTGGCAAGGTCCTCGATTCTTGGAAATCAAacccattttgaattttgtgtgaTGCAAAAATCAATCCAGCATAAATTTATACCTGTGCGAAATAGAAATGAGGCCAGTTCCACGCTCCTCCTTGATTCAATGTGCAGATTCGTAGCGGAGAATGGCGTGGCGTGTCACTGCGAAGGTGTTTGGTCCTTGTCGGAGATGTTATCCTGTGCACTTTTATAAATGTAGTATGGATCTAGAATAGAGGGGTagttcacgaaaaaaattgaaaaatccgtGATTGAGCGGTCACAGTCCCTGCCCATCAGAAAGGCTCCACCTGACTCTCAGATCCGTAGTACACATCAAGGCTTTGCGGCATTTTCTCGGCAAATGCACAAAAATGGCTCATTTCAACGCGATAATCCAAGTTTTTGTAATCTAAAATTGATATATAAATGTAGAAAATGTAAGGCTGTTCTATCAGAAAACAACATTTATTCTtgttgaaaagcttgaaaaatacCTCAAATATTGCCTGAAAGTTGCCTTTTGCCGAAAAAGTATAGTTAAAAGTTTTGCGGCAAACGGCAACTTTCGGGCACTATTCGaggtttttttcaagcttttcatcatgaattaatattattttctgatAGAACAACCcgttttctacatttctatccaattttaaattaaaaagtttggaTTGCCATGTTGAAATAAGcctgtttttcttttgtttttttttgtttttcctaaaaatgcAGCAAAGTCCTGGTGCACAGCGCTTCGGGAAATTTAATCAATTAAGTTTATAGCAGAATGAGACATTAAACGGTTTAACTGCATATGCAAAGCTCAAAGAGTTGAAATTTCTGTAAGCACCCATCGTATACCTCCTCAATAGTTCACAAAACGAATCAAGCCGGCATGTCTTAagatttgtaaaattttcagtcaagcTCAACTAGTACTACTAGTTGTCACTTCCAAACTTCAGCTTTTCCTTATCTATCTTCACTTTTCCCATCTTTCAGTTCTGCATTGAAGCTTGATCATCAAACCGACAGAATGAAAATCCACCCATTGTCCGTCAATGTATAGGGGGAATACGTGCAAAATCGGCCTCAATTGATGAATATCTTTGCATTTGTATCTCACTATTCTATTCCTTGAGCTTAAACCATCtaccaaattgaaattttcagcagtaGGAGCCGGGGTCCTAGCACACGACTtacccaatttttgaaaagagaacAGGTTGCTCCAAACACTGTGCAAAAGAAGCCACACAATTGCTAGAATTGCTACTGGAAAATATGTGGAGTTAGGACAGTTTAAGCCAATTCTTGAAATCTTTATTATTTGCAAATTGttactctgaaatttttattttaaaataaaacaccTCAAATGTAACCTGGAAGCTTTAAATTACAACTACGTGGCTTCAAATCTAATGATAAAATAGAGCTGAAACTACTAGAAGAGCCATGATCAGGAAGTGCCTTGGAACCAAAGTACACTAAAAATTGTACCCCGATAATATCTTTCCATCTCCGAAAAGTCCCCCCGCGTACCAAAATAGGTCACTTTTGTCTTGGAAAGGTTTGCCTCCCATTATTTCATTCACCGATTCTCCCCATGTCCAGGTCGGAATGTGAGTTTTGAACC containing:
- the C47F8.7 gene encoding uncharacterized protein (Confirmed by transcript evidence) produces the protein MLPPATLFLLISIAVWHVQCQPRCPGFVNKTADDYLKCKASNKVILAVSNKSDAPIYETFTIKSYYESETPFSDDDMNNLPEKVATSAVTSVLPEHTSEKNITRLVKQALREGYGEFIEIAEIPKHSRRTVFQLVVICKTIRFHFSEIFLNDEML
- the nhr-81 gene encoding Nuclear receptor domain-containing protein (Confirmed by transcript evidence) yields the protein MGLISKNRGPCQVCHNTETTRRHFGIISCTACAAFFRRSIGMQYLCTAENRCTISFDRKFFCRACRYASCLKAGMKLELIRKQKNNIYLRFPDAASNQQNLVRDSMSPATSEGGQSSSSKTDEESDDPEYSKILKMYHDDLLQYYVKEVKKMMAEKRRGCEKNTLQIKTISDLMLITARQSGPSMEECLRCPGVDMLEKEDVEALLRYYRFSNIWVDSVLIDSVLESAKGDSHTDTDDRLSRFIQEVKSTLGSSLAHLNLNIYEFAAFKALCIWKLRFYETSFAQKIIAHEHYEGVTGALRNYYENCTELADMEIAIRIGDITLQIVTVQNTYHEMVRLYYQIGMPL